In Antechinus flavipes isolate AdamAnt ecotype Samford, QLD, Australia chromosome 3, AdamAnt_v2, whole genome shotgun sequence, a genomic segment contains:
- the LOC127556951 gene encoding transcription and mRNA export factor ENY2-like has translation MDTDAQMTAMIVQKLIETGEGARLQELLRAKLFECGWKDQLKAHCQDVIKEKGVRHVTAAELAAEVTPRARALVPDSVKEELLQRISTFLDRHASL, from the coding sequence ATGGACACAGATGCACAGATGACAGCAATGATTGTCCAGAAACTGATAGAAACTGGTGAAGGAGCACGACTTCAAGAGTTGCTAAGAGCGAAATTATTCGAATGTGGTTGGAAAGATCAATTGAAAGCTCATTGTCAAGATGTGATTAAAGAAAAAGGGGTAAGACACGTTACTGCTGCCGAGTTGGCAGCAGAGGTCACTCCCAGAGCCAGAGCGCTTGTACCCGACAGTGTGAAGGAGGAACTCTTACAAAGAATAAGCACTTTCCTTGACCGGCATGCCAGTCTTTAA